The Chlorocebus sabaeus isolate Y175 chromosome 6, mChlSab1.0.hap1, whole genome shotgun sequence genome has a segment encoding these proteins:
- the ZNF573 gene encoding zinc finger protein 573 isoform X2, whose amino-acid sequence MILREETQFTDLDLQCEIISYIEVPTYETGISSTQLQSIYKREKLYECKKCQKKFSSGYQLILHHKFHIIERPYECKECGENFRSGYQLTLHQRFHTGEKPYECTECGKNFKSGYQLTVHQRFHTGEKTYECRQCGKAFIYASHIAQHERIHTGGKPYECQECGKAFSQGGHLRIHQRVHTGEKPYKCKECGKTFSRRSNLVEHGQIHTDEKPYVCEKCGKAFRRGHQLTVHQSVHTGKKPYECKECGKGYTTASYFVLHQRIHKGGKPYECKECKKTFTLYRNLTRHQNIHTGEKLFECKQCGKTYTTGSKLFQHQKTHTGEKPYECKECGKTFSLYGYLKQHQKIHTGMKHFECKECKKTFTLYRNLTRHQNIHTGKKLFECQECGKAYSTGSNLIQHQKIHTGEKPYECKECGKTFSLHGYLNQHQKIHTGVKPYECKVCRKTFTFYRNLTLHQSIHTDEKPFECKECGKTFRRTSHLTAHQSIHADKKPYECRECGKAFKMYGYLTQHQKIHTGGKPYECKECGKAFSRASNLVQHERIHTGEKPYVCKQCGKTFRYGSALKAHQGIHRSTKV is encoded by the coding sequence ATTTGGATTTACAGTGTGAGATAATCAGCTACATAGAAGTACCCACTTATGAAACAGGTATATCCTCTACACAACTTCAGAGCATATATAAGAGAGAGAAACTCTATGAATGTAAGAAATGTCAGAAGAAATTCAGTAGTGGTTATCAACTTATTCTACATCACAAGTTTCATATTATTGAGAGACCCTATGAATGCAAAGAGTGTGGGGAGAACTTTCGTAGTGGTTATCAACTTACTCTCCATCAAAGAtttcatactggtgagaaaccctatgaatgtacaGAATGTGGGAAGAACTTTAAAAGTGGTTATCAGCTGACTGTGCATCAGAGATTTCATACTGGTGAGAAGACCTATGAATGTAGGCAGTGTGGGAAGGCCTTTATATATGCCTCACACATTGCTCAGCATGAGAGAATTCACACTGGTGGGAAGCCTTATGAATGTCAggagtgtgggaaagcctttagtcAAGGTGGACACCTTAGAATTCATCAGAGAGTTCATACTGGCGAAAAACCATataaatgtaaggaatgtgggaagacTTTTAGTAGGCGCTCAAATCTTGTTGAACATGGGCAGATTCATACTGATGAGAAGCCATACGTATGTGAgaaatgtggaaaagcctttagAAGAGGTCACCAACTTACTGTACATCAGAGTGTTCACACTGGTAAAAAGCCATATGAGtgtaaagaatgtgggaaggGCTATACGACTGCCTCCTACTTTGTTctacatcagagaattcataaaGGTggaaaaccctatgaatgtaaggagtGTAAGAAAACCTTTACTTTGTATAGAAATCTTACTCGGCATCAGAATattcatactggtgagaaactTTTTGAATGCAAGCAATGTGGGAAGACCTATACTACTGGTTCAAAACTCTTTCAACATCAGAAAActcatactggtgagaaaccctatgaatgcaaGGAATGTGGAAAGACCTTTAGCTTATATGGCTACCTTAAACAACatcagaaaattcatactggCATGAAACATTTTGAATGTAAGGAGTGTAAGAAAACCTTTACTTTATATAGAAATCTGACTCGACATCAGAATATTCACACTGGTAAGAAACTTTTTGAATGCCAGGAATGTGGGAAGGCCTATAGTACTGGCTCAAACCTTATTCAACatcagaaaattcatactggtgagaaaccctatgaatgtaaggaatgtggaaagACCTTTAGCTTGCATGGATATCTTAATCAACatcagaaaattcatactggtgtgaaaccctatgaatgtaaggtaTGTAGAAAAACCTTTACTTTCTATAGAAATCTTACTCTACATCAAAGTATTCATACTGATGAGAAACCTtttgaatgtaaggaatgtgggaagacCTTTAGACGTACTTCACACCTTACTGCACATCAGAGCATTCATGCTGAtaaaaaaccctatgaatgtagaGAATGTGGAAAGGCCTTTAAAATGTATGGCTACCTTACACAACatcagaaaattcatactggtggaaaaccttatgaatgtaaagaatgtgggaaggccttcagTCGTGCTTCAAACCTTGTTCAACATgagagaattcatactggtgagaaaccctatgTGTGTAAGCAGTGTGGGAAAACCTTCAGATATGGTTCAGCCCTTAAAGCCCATCAGGGAATTCATAGGAGCACAAAAGTCTAA
- the ZNF573 gene encoding zinc finger protein 573 isoform X4 — MLENYRNLVSLGGHSISKPVVVDLLERGKEPWMILREETQFTDLDLQCEIISYIEVPTYETGISSTQLQSIYKREKLYECKKCQKKFSSGYQLILHHKFHIIERPYECKECGENFRSGYQLTLHQRFHTGEKPYECTECGKNFKSGYQLTVHQRFHTGEKTYECRQCGKAFIYASHIAQHERIHTGGKPYECQECGKAFSQGGHLRIHQRVHTGEKPYKCKECGKTFSRRSNLVEHGQIHTDEKPYVCEKCGKAFRRGHQLTVHQSVHTGKKPYECKECGKGYTTASYFVLHQRIHKGGKPYECKECKKTFTLYRNLTRHQNIHTGEKLFECKQCGKTYTTGSKLFQHQKTHTGEKPYECKECGKTFSLYGYLKQHQKIHTGMKHFECKECKKTFTLYRNLTRHQNIHTGKKLFECQECGKAYSTGSNLIQHQKIHTGEKPYECKECGKTFSLHGYLNQHQKIHTGVKPYECKVCRKTFTFYRNLTLHQSIHTDEKPFECKECGKTFRRTSHLTAHQSIHADKKPYECRECGKAFKMYGYLTQHQKIHTGGKPYECKECGKAFSRASNLVQHERIHTGEKPYVCKQCGKTFRYGSALKAHQGIHRSTKV; from the coding sequence ATTTGGATTTACAGTGTGAGATAATCAGCTACATAGAAGTACCCACTTATGAAACAGGTATATCCTCTACACAACTTCAGAGCATATATAAGAGAGAGAAACTCTATGAATGTAAGAAATGTCAGAAGAAATTCAGTAGTGGTTATCAACTTATTCTACATCACAAGTTTCATATTATTGAGAGACCCTATGAATGCAAAGAGTGTGGGGAGAACTTTCGTAGTGGTTATCAACTTACTCTCCATCAAAGAtttcatactggtgagaaaccctatgaatgtacaGAATGTGGGAAGAACTTTAAAAGTGGTTATCAGCTGACTGTGCATCAGAGATTTCATACTGGTGAGAAGACCTATGAATGTAGGCAGTGTGGGAAGGCCTTTATATATGCCTCACACATTGCTCAGCATGAGAGAATTCACACTGGTGGGAAGCCTTATGAATGTCAggagtgtgggaaagcctttagtcAAGGTGGACACCTTAGAATTCATCAGAGAGTTCATACTGGCGAAAAACCATataaatgtaaggaatgtgggaagacTTTTAGTAGGCGCTCAAATCTTGTTGAACATGGGCAGATTCATACTGATGAGAAGCCATACGTATGTGAgaaatgtggaaaagcctttagAAGAGGTCACCAACTTACTGTACATCAGAGTGTTCACACTGGTAAAAAGCCATATGAGtgtaaagaatgtgggaaggGCTATACGACTGCCTCCTACTTTGTTctacatcagagaattcataaaGGTggaaaaccctatgaatgtaaggagtGTAAGAAAACCTTTACTTTGTATAGAAATCTTACTCGGCATCAGAATattcatactggtgagaaactTTTTGAATGCAAGCAATGTGGGAAGACCTATACTACTGGTTCAAAACTCTTTCAACATCAGAAAActcatactggtgagaaaccctatgaatgcaaGGAATGTGGAAAGACCTTTAGCTTATATGGCTACCTTAAACAACatcagaaaattcatactggCATGAAACATTTTGAATGTAAGGAGTGTAAGAAAACCTTTACTTTATATAGAAATCTGACTCGACATCAGAATATTCACACTGGTAAGAAACTTTTTGAATGCCAGGAATGTGGGAAGGCCTATAGTACTGGCTCAAACCTTATTCAACatcagaaaattcatactggtgagaaaccctatgaatgtaaggaatgtggaaagACCTTTAGCTTGCATGGATATCTTAATCAACatcagaaaattcatactggtgtgaaaccctatgaatgtaaggtaTGTAGAAAAACCTTTACTTTCTATAGAAATCTTACTCTACATCAAAGTATTCATACTGATGAGAAACCTtttgaatgtaaggaatgtgggaagacCTTTAGACGTACTTCACACCTTACTGCACATCAGAGCATTCATGCTGAtaaaaaaccctatgaatgtagaGAATGTGGAAAGGCCTTTAAAATGTATGGCTACCTTACACAACatcagaaaattcatactggtggaaaaccttatgaatgtaaagaatgtgggaaggccttcagTCGTGCTTCAAACCTTGTTCAACATgagagaattcatactggtgagaaaccctatgTGTGTAAGCAGTGTGGGAAAACCTTCAGATATGGTTCAGCCCTTAAAGCCCATCAGGGAATTCATAGGAGCACAAAAGTCTAA